A single window of Periophthalmus magnuspinnatus isolate fPerMag1 chromosome 9, fPerMag1.2.pri, whole genome shotgun sequence DNA harbors:
- the LOC129456498 gene encoding interleukin-17C-like has protein sequence MEQTQVLRSLLLLLLLLPPPALSSRGQCVDETCSYDLQEYHSQMVNLPSHVHERSIAPWSYVQNIDLNRVPQVIQEASCHTSHSCRALEGSFSLETIPITLRVPVLKKNPACFPATGYSMDYELITVACLCALSRNN, from the exons ATGGAACAGACACAG GTTctccgctctctcctgctcctcctcttgctcctgcCCCCTCCTGCGCTCTCCTCAAGGGGGCAGTGTGTGGACGAGACCTGCTCCTATGACCTTCAGGAGTACCACAGTCAGATGGTGAACCTACCCAGCCACGTCCACGAGCGCAGCATCGCCCCCTGGAGTTATGT GCAGAACATTGACCTGAACCGCGTGCCTCAGGTGATCCAGGAGGCGAGCTGCCACACGTCACACTCCTGTCGGGCACTAGAGGGCAGCTTCAGTCTGGAGACTATCCCCATCACCCTACGAGTGCCCGTCCTGAAGAAGAACCCCGCCTGTTTCCCCGCGACCGGGTACTCCATGGACTATGAGCTCATCACTGTGGCCTGCCTGTGCGCCCTCTCCCGCAACAACTGA